The genomic segment ACTTGTGCGCTCAAAATTGACTAGTAGCTCTCTTACGGGCAGCATAATCCTATAAGTAGAATGTAACgttctttcaaaaaatatgacaGTAATTTGCATGTTTCTTTAATTTAAGAATGATGTGAGGGACCGGTACTATCAACAAAGAATAAGCCCTATGATAAGACCTTCAAGTTGATTTTAGGAATTCTaaactgaataaaattaataaggttacaagtactaaaatccatttattatttagtatattatatataattatcaGCTTATGTTTTTCTCCTGCTATTAAGAGAAAAAAGGTGAAATGTATTTAACATCGACCTATGGGATATCATGAATGGATATAACCTATTTTGCCTTCACATACATATACCGCATTAAACGTATCTTTTCTATTTCATTTCTTTGGCTGTAGCAAGTTTGGCAGCAAGTGACACTGACAACTGACACAGCAAATGACCCGAGTGACACGAATCCCTTAATATAGTCAAAGTCTAAGATATGTTCAGCCATGCTTCattgtatttttcattttttagttttcgCTCTACTCTTTTTCGCTCTCTCGTTACATCTTTATAGTATATAAGACCACTTGGaaatagttttagtttaatcttaatcttctcccgaagatgtcTAACATCGGTAGCGAAACACGtatcgagagtaaaataaagagttttggtttgTGATTTTGGtaattattgtataaaattgaactaaaaatcttatttatttcaatgcattacctatgaaataaataatatgaagcGTTCTTCAAGGCCACGTTCTTCATTGCTAAGTTAAAGATTGTGGATCACAAAATCAAATGCCTTGCATAGATCTATAAACACAGCAATGGTTAAATAACCGCTATCAACGGTCTTGGAAGTGGCATTAATTAAATCCAAATTTGCCCTAATCGTACTTCTATTTCTATAAACTCTCTTTCCCACTTATCCCTTACAgtaccgagataaaaaaaattgagtttgggcacagatgtaaatagctccgcacgtgtggagtgcggagctatttacatctgtggcttggggtttatatttattttacgccgACAAAGTTGGGTCAAAGGGtacggaaaattattttaaaaaatattcgaaagggTTAAGGGAGGGATTTAGAGAGTACCCAATTGTGTGTCTAGGGAGCCAACATTAGAAAAGCACAATAATtgtgaaacaaaatttattactttgtatggaatgacataaaacagtttttatctttggttaaataaagaaaaacattacattttaggcaacgCATTATGGACCCAGTTTTGCACCCTTCTAACCTGCATTTAACTGGATTCTTCATTTCTTCATTCTTTGGCCAGTGTTCAAAATTATCAAAGCGTTTGTCTGCACATGGCAAACTGGAAGgcattcttctcttttttatttcatttccttCAACGCTAGTCTCTTCCTCTATATTTTTCTTGGCATTCTGTTTCCTCCAATACACGCTTCTTAGTACCGGTAATCAGATATTCCCCAAGATTAAGTCTAAATTCCAAAAGATCTATAAAATCTTTGCCTCGAAGGTTTTGACTATAATAATCCCTTCGATACTCCATCCAGCTGTTTACTATTGCTAAGTCGAACAAATGTAGGATGGCTTTAAGAGTCCATTTCCAGGTTCGAACGAAAAATCGATAGTATTCCATTATTTGGTCGCAAACATCTACACCAATTATGTTTTCGTTGTATGATTTACCAACAGCTGGGCATGCTATGCCTGAACGTTTTTTTTCTGTGTTATTCCATCTTTCCACCTCAGTTTCCGGCTGTCTTCCAAAAGCTGTGGATATCATTAAACCagatttattatctttccaCTTTGTAATGCAAAGTTTACTATCTGTTCTAACAACTTCTTCTGACTCTCCCCTATTCattaaactgtcttttttaaaatcaaaccctTTCACTCTGTTGGACATAATTGTAGCAGTTGCATCTATATTCAAACTCGTCAATTTGTTCATCAAAGCAATAGTTGAAAAGTATTTGTCAAAATACAGGTAACTATTTTGAGGTAATGTTTCTGCTAGACGCAATATTATTGAGGGTACCAAGCCTAAATACCTATCTTTTAGTGGGGTAGTATTGCCCTGGTAGATTTTAAAAGCCAATACCAGTCCGTCGGATGTCGTAAGAACGAAATTCTTCAGTCCCACTggtcttggtttatttttaacaaactgTCGAACTGGACATCTTCCCAAAAAAGGAATCATTTGTTCGTCAATAGAAAAAgctgtcttttcttttctttcaatggCTTTACATCTATTGCGAACCAAATCAATTACCGGCTGTATTCTCCAgaatctattctttttttgttcctcttCTGATACGCTAAGATTGTCAACGACATGTAAATTTACACGTATCATGTAAAACCTTTGTCGGGTCATGACCCCATCAATTAATGGGAACTTATATTTTCCATTCCAATACATATGTATCCTTGGAAGATGAATACATACCATCAAAGCATTCATtccaaaaaatttctttatttcttgagaggtaaagttattttcttttgcattttgttgcaagaaatacTGGGAAATGCAATTTGCGGCTGCCTCAAAAAAATCGTCAtccaaatatttagcaaaatattcgtTTGGAGTTTTTACGATGGATGGAGTATAGTCCCCTTTTACAGGAAAATCCTTGCTTCTAAAGTTTCCATGCTTCCACTGGAGAGTCTGGAAATGTATGAGGGTTAAATCATCTTCTGCATCTGAAGAGCTATCAGCTTCATTTGGTGCTGCAATTGGGATCTCTTTGTGAATTTCAAACTTATCTTCTTCATCCTCGGACTCTAAATCCGACCCAACTACGTCTAGAAGTTGGAACAATGCCTCCTCGTCATCCCTTAGATggtccaaatcaataatttccttacttcttcctgtaacaaagaattaattgtatccaacttaattaaaaccaaaccacgTTAACTCCCGTGGCTCACAATTGTGatatacataacaaaaccattcttggaatcaacaattttaaagatattttcaatctctaaaaacaatacacttaattgaagtttattatacctatttaatattaagcacttcttttttcccctaaattctttaaataaataacaacttaCCTGCACTAGCcattgttgaaaataatctgAAACTTTTCAGGTTATGACAAGAATGCACTCCCggcaaaataaacgatttgcgcGTGCacacttatataataaattcacAATCATGTCGCACGCTTCTCTAcccagattaaacattttttgatcctTATAACACTAGTAAATAGTCACAATTGTGACATCGGGTAGCGTAAGGGTTATCAGCAAAATATCGCCGCTTTGTGCGATGTGGACAGACCTTAACCAAACGTCATACAACGCCAACGTCAATGGCTTGtcataacaataataaaaaaaacactgtcaaaacaataaaaaaaatccctcTTGAAAGTCATCATCCTTTTTGcgtctttcttaatttttcctttCTTTTAGTGAGTTTAATGTCAAAATTGATCTATTTTACGCCAGAGTCTTGTAGTTTGCATACATTGAAGGAATCAAAGGAATGGAGGTAAGGATCTCAAAAGCAAATCTCTTCCCACATGCTTTCAATGTTTGATTGTACCTAGATGGAAATTCACATGTACCATTGAATTATAACATTTCCAGCTGgtattatttagttaatttttctttcttttcacaAAGCCAACGTGATAAACTGGTTCAGTGCTAAGAATGTTTAGGTATAAAGGCTGGTCTAGTACCATGGGGCAAATGACCTCATTTTTGTTGGCAcctaaatcacaaaaataaatatcaaaaatatgcataaaacaaatatataatctAACATTTATGATCACACATTACACCACAAAATGTATTAATactaattaattacaaatttataCCATGTGAATGAGATAGGCTTGCAACAACTTAGGTCACCCAGttggagtttttaaatttttagaatttttaaagaatttcacATTGATCTGTTGCTTGtctaatgagaaaaaaatatttttaccaaaTGATCTGATTAATTCTGAAGAGTATCAGAAGAAGGGTGTAAGGCCCAATATTTGAATTCACTTTCCTTTACTTACATCTTCTATAACCTACTCCTCGTATAAATGTGATGTCCGCAGTGCTTAAACATAAATCATTAGTAACATATAATTGTCATATTCGAACACATAAATCAAACCTTCTTAGGTCTTATTAAAACATCAGCTGCAACCTTTATTGGTGTGGCAATTGGTATATAATCCTTtgtgatttaattaattgagtTCAAACTTAGATCCTGTACTataggtagaaaagtttataaagaacggGCTGCTCAATATGAgcacaaacccatttttcaacacaaaattGATAGAAAATCTGGTGGCAGAGAGAAAAGATGActgcaatatattttctctctcTTCTTAATAAAGAAACCGCAAGAACAAAGCAACCTCTGTACTTCGTTTCTTTGTACCTGCTGGGGATTTAAAGCCTATAATGTAGCCTGAAGGCCTACTCAGTGTCATCTCGTACGGGAAGTGAGTTAATTgtgttataaggcatttaaaatttgttgtgtgtgttttttttaaagtataatagtgaaatagactatagtttttttagttagactatccaatttttattataaaaggtatgtaaaattggttttaattattcaattgtctaataatttaaaaaaaataattactgttaaaaattatattatttaaaatatactttgattttaagtgacaaaGTAATAGGTATTTAACTTGTAGGTATATATGTACCAGCCTAGAGTGTGCAtgtgaatattaatttttttactttccaatttttttttagatgtcacCTAAGAAAGTAGGCAAACAAGGACAAATAATTCACAGCCAAGGGAGAGAGATTATTTCTAACATGgcagcttttatgaaaaaagaagcagagcaAGGAATTactattcctttgaaaaatgttaggtaagtgaacaatataaattcatattttattgtaggatgttttcaaattttaatttttattgtattgataacttacaataatagtatataattatttaattttgtaagtAATTTAGTTACCCTACATTGCAATATAACaccagaatattttattatttagacaaAAGTGGCACctgttaagtattttttttgggtttgacataaaataaacatatggagtatatttatttatttaaatataaacttattatgttattttattttctttccagTAATACTTCAAAAGCTTCTTGATCGGGCTATTATTCAAGAGCCTATAAGTACACCAACCTTATCaaaattgctgaaaaaaattggatttaagtatgtgtttaaattatattcaatatttaccTTCTTATATTTACCTGCTAACCAGTTGACAGTTACCTGAAAAGTTTATCAATAGGAATTTAACTTTACAACCATTATTAGCTGTTGCTTCAAAATTAATTCTAgggtttatattttattgactttataaacttcttatcattttttgtcacatagataaaataaaaagggtATAGGTACCTACAAATAGAAACTTATTACATTTTAGTCCATTTAATTCTAGATACCGCTCTAGATATTCTTATTTTGCAGAGTACCTGGCAGAGTACCTAtcctttctttaatttattaagctttttattttattaagtgacatctttgctaattttatttttaagtatcatgagaaatttgtttaatatattaatatattcctttaattacatataagttttttttatagatggACCAAAACTGAAGATAACAGAAAAGCTCTTATGGAATCTTACGACATATGATTGAAAAGgatcaaatatttaaagcaaattttaaaatataaagaggAAGGCCGTAATATTGTAAATACTGATGAAAGTTACATACATAGCAGTCATACAAAGGACAAAGGGTGGTTTGATGAAAGTCGACATGGAATTAGAAAACCCATTTCCAAAGGACAGACACTGACAATTCTTCATGCTGGAGGAAGAAATGGTTTCGTAAATAATGGGTTACTGATTTTTTGCTcaggtaaaattttttagttatttctatataaagtaataccaaAAATGATACTAAAATGTAATACGCAGAAATGATACTCCTAGTTCGTTGATTGGATAAGCAGGTACTTATACTTTTCAGTCCCAGTTCTCTACCCATATTTTCACCTATAATATTTAGTCAACCTTTTACCATTATcaatattgatattttgataattaatacCACACTGACAACTTTATACGATtactttaaaatcttttattcttcTCTTTTTAGGGTCAAAAAGCGGAGACTATCATGATGACATGAACCATTACAACTTCATGAAATGGGCCGAAAATCagttaatttcaaatttactaCCTAATTCCATTCTAGTATTAGACAATACAGCTTATCACAATGTGCCTGTAGTCAAGAATGTTACATCTGGAAGTAAAAAGCAGGAAATAGTTGACTGGCTCAAGGAacgtaattttacatttgatgcaaaactcacCAAGACAGAGTTATATGAAATagtgtctgaaaataaaaaaaagtatcctgTAAAAACCAAGTTGGACGACCTAATGGAAAAGCATGGACACATTGTGTTACGTTTGCCTCCATACCACCCAGAGCTTAATCCTATAGAAAAAATCGAAAGTCATCACCTTTTTGATGAagcattggattctttaaaatttacagtaaatacgggctcatctgatgaagagatcgaatggtcttcattggatgaatctgatttaggttgtaatacactatctgatagtgaataaaaatatataatatgtaaaataatgaaataaaaccaatttgtttctttacacaagtcatttaaaatacctaatccttaaaaaaaatgcgaataaagaataattttcagctacctatttgaagtcctgttttaaaaataattagtgaactgcatcctcctgtaagtaaaactattttttattagattttttatgggcacatcacaatgttaatataattttaatttatctacatttttttaaatgaatctcggagcaattaaattcagatatatgcttagttggtatttcaactaaatcaaacgcacttataatatcgctagctatacctactaaaaatctagggctatttaaactctagtacaaataaatattaataatttcaacaagtgtgCCGCCTCCACTGTCTTTACTAACTTTTCTAACTATATATTAGATTCAGATTAAATACTATTAATagcttttcttttattactGGTTGGtcattatctttatttttattttaaaacttataggGGAATTGTTTCTATTGATAATTGGGTTAGTTActgcataatttttaaattgtagtaAACTGGTGTAAACTATATGCACTTTTGGTGGGATAGGAAAAATGGGTATTTTTTCACCAAGAAcaagatttcttaataatattgataacaataataataatgctttaTTTGCTTAGAAATTTTTAGCATTGtcatatacattttaataatggGTTACATAGAAAATTAATACAATAGTATTAGTAATATGCAGTGGCCAGTTCCCAAGGGTACCTCAGCCTTAATCTACTAGACTAAAACTCTTCTAGTGAGATGAATACTCTGGTAGCTTTAACTGACTTATAACAGGAATTTTTTCAGGTCTTCTTGGCTTTTGAGCAAACATCAGGCAGTCCTCCTCATGTCTTCTGGGCTCTTTAGTGGGGACTTCTTATGTCCTCCTcagaaatatgatttttgggCATCAATAGGAAATGTTTACATTTCATGCTTTTTTATACCCTTAGTTACATTGGTGTTTTAACTCTAATATGGCCTCTATTAGAGTTAAAACACCAACTATACCACCACTTTTATAAAACCCTTTTGAGTGTCTTTATGTATAGAGGTGGATTAAAGCGATTGAGATGAAGTGTATACAAAAGCTGAGATGGTCCTGGCatatattgtgttaaaaattgaccagatacaACTTTTAAGCATTAAACACATACATGTAACTTTATATgctaaacattaaataaatggtAGTATCTTAGAAACAATAGATGAATGGAAACTACCCATGTTTCAGTtacaaataaagcaaaataactAGGGATGTACTATGATTCTCACCTTATTATCACAAAAACTACTATTTACGAGCAATATCAATTTGACGATCACCCGCgcgatatgcattaataatgcgttgtcttaaatcaagagagaatctaattccgcgtggcatgttgcaccttgagttaaagagaagcaatactatactaattttattttataaatatctagacaaaaaaataattccaaaattgtttttgtctatctagttttgaccagctatatttatattattgctttatctgatagcaagcaaaatatttaactgaaatttattggtatctttttatagaccaccttacaaataacaataatttaaaatctaggggacctgtgggtaaatctttaaataattatatgaaaataatactttgtctatctacttttggccactactgtatcTATAGTATTATATGTATTATAACTATAGTATCTATAGTATACTATCTTACCTCTTCAAAACATCAAACACCACCCAATATTTCTATACATCTGATCTATATAGTTCAAAAGAGTAAAAGGCActagtaataatatttaagcttaGATAACTGTTTGGATGCAATATTGCTAAGATTCAGTATAATTACATTCATATATTAACATAATAGCAATCAGAGCCACTACTGGTCTATTTTTGTTGTGGCTGCTAGTATAGAGATGTGTATCAAAATGAATCCAGAAAAACTCAAGTTAAACTAAATACAATGTAATACACAACCTAAATTAAACAGAATGAAAGGTATGATTTTGATGCTACTATGCTTAAAGATCAAAGCAAAATATTAGAATGAATGAATTGTACATAATTCATTTGAAAGTTgacaaatacttttttttaatgtttggaTGCAAAATGCTTCACTGACTATATTCATTTGAGACTAAAGTTGCATTCTAGGTGCTatgattttttaacattttggaCTGCTatacttgaaaatttgtttcaatttaattgttttttttttttaatgttcttctttaatttaatattaatataattatagacTAAGTCAGAAGCTGTTCCTCTATCTTGTAACAGTTTTTTAGGTAAAGGTGGAATTTTAGCTAAGCTTTTTTTATCATTCCTATATGTTACACAAAATTTgctatatataaatttaaatttgttatttttacacattttttttaaatttcatcaaACATAGTTGCTTTAtctttttacaattaatttcTGTTTTAGGTTTTGCCTTTGATTATAAGTTGATCATGGATTCCCTTGTGTATGCGCCTAGAAAAAATAAGCTAAGTGCAAAATCACCACTAATCTTAAATTCTCTTGATCCAAATATTAACAATTATCAGTCTAGTAAAGAGAAGAAGTCACCACCCGGAAAGACCATCTCAGATCAGTTGGATTCATTGGCATTGGAGCTTGGTATGTTCTTAATGAAAGGTTAACtcttaaatgctttaaaaataaatctgggTCATACTAGAGTAATGAAATATTAGGTTAAATATAATTCCTTTTGCTAATTATTGCTGGAGTtctaatcaaataaattataatttttttcacaaaagtaGTAAAGTAGTTTCCCTTTAAAGTAGTAAAAGGAGTCCACCATTATTAAACTTCCAACTCGtctcaatttttaatgtttgaaaACTGTTATTTCATTAAACTATTTAGTGATTACATTATATCTATGTGACAGGTATACTtctaatccaaaaaaaaatatgttataatctttttatctcttttttacctatttaattatatcttaaaacTTTTTGGCAATGATGTTTTACACATTGAGCATGAGACAACCAATTTTTACTTGATTTgctgtttataaataaattagagtACATGTATTTTTTGTAGAAGATCTTGACAGTTCTGGAAGTAAGGGTATTCTGCTTCTAGATGAAAGTGAAAATTTGAAGATTAAAACTGAAGATGCATTTCTTAAAACTCTTTGtgtggaaaatggaaaaaaggtattcatattaatttgcgcctaaaaataaatccattaaaagtttatttaaagttCTACAAAGAAAGTGTAAATATATTCT from the Anthonomus grandis grandis chromosome 10, icAntGran1.3, whole genome shotgun sequence genome contains:
- the LOC126741378 gene encoding piggyBac transposable element-derived protein 3-like; this translates as MASADVVGSDLESEDEEDKFEIHKEIPIAAPNEADSSSDAEDDLTLIHFQTLQWKHGNFRSKDFPVKGDYTPSIVKTPNEYFAKYLDDDFFEAAANCISHVSEEEQKKNRFWRIQPVIDLVRNRCKAIERKEKTAFSIDEQMIPFLGRCPVRQFVKNKPRPVGLKNFVLTTSDGLVLAFKIYQGNTTPLKDRYLGLVPSIILRLAETLPQNSYLYFDKYFSTIALMNKLTSLNIDATATIMSNRVKGFDFKKDSLMNRGESEEVVRTDSKLCITKWKDNKSGLMISTAFGRQPETEVERWNNTEKKRSGIACPAVGKSYNENIIGVDVCDQIMEYYRFFVRTWKWTLKAILHLFDLAIVNSWMEYRRDYYSQNLRGKDFIDLLEFRLNLGEYLITGTKKRVLEETECQEKYRGRD